A single region of the Hyphomicrobiales bacterium genome encodes:
- a CDS encoding Altronate hydrolase, with protein MDQLVSERPRASRTIRLNDADNIIVAVDPIEPGAVAEDVVATARVPRGHKMAIVPIAQGEPVRKFGQIIGFASTAIAPGDWVHEHNVEMHEFAREYHFAEDARDEPVLPLTEQATFQGFRRANGKVGTRNYIGILTSVNCSATVARYIAKEIERSGLLDDHPNIDGVIPLVHGGGCALDVKGEGYEILKRTQWGYATNPNMAGVLMVGLGCEGFQISRWMEAYGVKESDTFRSFVIQDVGGTKKTVAAGVEAIRDMLPIVGQAKRTTVPASEIVLALQCGGSDGYSGITANPALGAAVDILVHQGGTAILSETPEIYGAEHLLTRRAADRATGEKLVSMIQWWEDYTARNKMEMNNNPSPGNKAGGLTTILEKSLGAAAKGGTKTLAGVYHYAEPIDRHGFVYMDTPGYDPVSATGQVAGGANVLCFTTGRGSAYGCKPTPSIKIATNTVMYERMIDDMDLNCGDVLDGVSIADKGKEIFEKVLKVASGERSKSEENGYGDTEFVPWQVGATM; from the coding sequence TTCGGAGCGCCCCCGGGCTTCCCGCACCATCCGGCTAAATGACGCCGACAACATCATCGTTGCCGTCGATCCGATCGAGCCGGGCGCCGTGGCCGAAGACGTTGTCGCGACGGCGCGCGTGCCGCGCGGCCACAAGATGGCGATCGTGCCGATCGCTCAGGGTGAGCCGGTCCGCAAGTTCGGGCAGATCATCGGCTTCGCCTCCACCGCGATCGCCCCCGGTGATTGGGTGCACGAACACAATGTCGAGATGCATGAGTTCGCGCGTGAATATCATTTTGCCGAGGACGCGCGTGATGAGCCCGTGCTGCCGCTCACCGAGCAGGCGACGTTTCAGGGCTTCCGCCGCGCCAACGGCAAGGTTGGCACGCGCAACTACATCGGCATCCTCACCTCGGTGAATTGCTCGGCGACCGTGGCGCGCTACATCGCCAAGGAGATCGAGCGCTCGGGGCTTCTCGACGATCACCCCAATATCGATGGCGTCATCCCGCTCGTGCACGGGGGCGGCTGTGCCCTCGATGTGAAGGGCGAGGGTTATGAGATCCTCAAGCGCACCCAATGGGGCTATGCCACGAACCCCAACATGGCCGGCGTCCTCATGGTGGGCCTCGGCTGCGAGGGCTTCCAGATCAGCCGCTGGATGGAGGCTTATGGCGTGAAGGAGAGCGACACCTTCCGCTCCTTCGTCATCCAGGATGTCGGCGGCACCAAAAAGACGGTTGCCGCGGGCGTGGAGGCCATCCGCGACATGCTGCCGATCGTGGGGCAGGCCAAGCGCACCACGGTGCCTGCCTCCGAGATCGTGCTGGCGCTGCAGTGCGGCGGGTCCGACGGCTACTCCGGCATCACGGCCAATCCCGCGCTTGGCGCGGCGGTCGATATCCTCGTCCACCAGGGCGGCACCGCCATCCTGTCGGAAACGCCCGAGATCTATGGGGCCGAGCATCTGCTCACGCGCCGCGCGGCCGATCGCGCGACCGGCGAGAAGCTCGTCTCCATGATCCAATGGTGGGAGGACTACACCGCCCGCAACAAGATGGAGATGAACAACAATCCATCGCCCGGCAACAAGGCTGGCGGCCTCACCACGATCCTCGAGAAGTCACTGGGCGCGGCCGCCAAGGGTGGCACGAAGACGCTCGCCGGCGTCTATCACTATGCCGAGCCCATCGACCGGCATGGCTTTGTCTACATGGACACGCCCGGCTACGATCCGGTCTCGGCCACCGGGCAGGTGGCTGGCGGCGCCAATGTGCTGTGCTTCACCACCGGTCGCGGTTCCGCCTATGGCTGCAAGCCGACCCCTTCGATCAAGATCGCGACGAACACCGTGATGTACGAGCGCATGATCGACGACATGGATCTCAACTGCGGTGATGTGCTCGACGGGGTCTCGATTGCCGACAAGGGCAAGGAGATCTTCGAGAAGGTCCTGAAGGTCGCTTCGGGTGAGCGCTCGAAGTCCGAGGAGAACGGTTACGGCGACACCGAATTCGTGCCGTGGCAAGTCGGCGCGACCATGTGA
- a CDS encoding putative Lipid carrier : UDP-N-acetylgalactosaminyltransferase; glycosyltransferase (Evidence 3 : Putative function from multiple computational evidences), with translation MTARSVLFLITEDWFFVSHFLPMARKAREMGLDVTVVTRVRAHRAEIEATGARVIALDAERRSLNPLAVLSYLRTLIQILRDERPDILHCIALRVILLGGVAARFAKIRNRVYAVTGFGFLGARRDLAGRLARLGLSAILRGPLDGGGTRYLFENEDDPRVLGLSPADPRVLIVGGAGVDPEAYPVAPMPALPPLRVAVVARMLWSKGIDLAVEAVRRARLAGADVTLSLYGAPDPSNPKAVPAERLRAWGEIPGVHWHGPTRDPAAVWRDHHVCLLPSRGGEGLPRTLLEGAMCGKALVTTDVPGCRSLVRDGVEGFVVPAEAGALAEALQRLAADPALVARFGGAARSRILTGYTERHVMEAVGRLYAGLLDELALAGRTEVKP, from the coding sequence GTGACAGCCCGCTCCGTCCTGTTCCTCATCACCGAAGACTGGTTCTTCGTCTCGCATTTCCTGCCAATGGCCCGGAAAGCGCGGGAGATGGGCCTTGATGTCACGGTGGTGACACGCGTACGGGCCCATCGGGCCGAGATCGAGGCGACGGGTGCGCGCGTCATCGCGCTCGATGCGGAACGGCGCAGCCTCAATCCCCTGGCTGTCCTCAGCTATCTCAGGACCCTCATTCAGATCCTCAGGGATGAACGCCCCGATATCCTGCACTGCATTGCCCTCAGGGTGATCCTGCTGGGTGGCGTCGCCGCGCGCTTCGCGAAGATTCGCAATCGTGTCTATGCGGTCACCGGCTTCGGCTTCCTCGGAGCGCGGCGGGATCTCGCCGGTCGGCTGGCGCGTCTCGGGCTCAGCGCTATTCTGCGCGGGCCGCTGGATGGCGGGGGAACGCGCTATCTGTTTGAAAACGAGGATGATCCGCGGGTGCTGGGGCTCAGCCCCGCCGACCCAAGGGTGCTGATCGTCGGTGGCGCGGGCGTCGACCCGGAGGCTTATCCGGTGGCGCCCATGCCGGCCTTGCCGCCGCTTCGGGTGGCTGTGGTGGCGCGCATGCTGTGGTCCAAGGGCATCGACCTTGCCGTCGAGGCCGTACGCCGCGCGCGCCTCGCAGGGGCCGACGTGACGCTGTCGCTCTACGGAGCCCCCGACCCGTCCAATCCCAAGGCTGTGCCGGCAGAGCGCCTGCGTGCCTGGGGAGAGATTCCCGGCGTTCACTGGCACGGCCCGACACGGGATCCGGCGGCCGTGTGGCGCGATCACCATGTCTGCCTTCTGCCATCACGTGGGGGGGAGGGGCTGCCACGAACCCTCCTCGAAGGCGCCATGTGCGGCAAGGCTCTCGTCACGACCGACGTCCCCGGCTGTCGCAGCCTGGTGCGGGACGGGGTCGAGGGGTTCGTTGTTCCAGCGGAGGCGGGTGCTCTTGCCGAGGCCTTGCAGCGCCTTGCCGCCGATCCGGCGCTCGTTGCGCGGTTCGGTGGCGCCGCCCGCAGCCGCATCTTGACGGGTTACACGGAACGGCATGTCATGGAGGCGGTAGGCCGCCTTTACGCCGGGCTTCTGGATGAATTGGCCCTGGCCGGCCGAACGGAGGTGAAGCCATGA
- a CDS encoding putative nicotinamide N-methyase (Evidence 3 : Putative function from multiple computational evidences), whose amino-acid sequence MIGDTAAERRAFIEEHTRLLPVPHAPEISLYVADEATELWQKTEEEIGTLGLPPPFWAFAWAGGQALARYVIDNPDVVRGRRVLDFAAGSGLVGIAAARAGGVDVTCADIDGFAVSAIGLNAAVNGVAVTPMTRDIIGLDEGWDVVLAGDIFYERDLAARVSGWLSSLAARGATVLIGDPGRSYLPKDRLEALATYHVPVTRALEDSEIKQSCVWQFRCGRDQSAASAL is encoded by the coding sequence ATGATCGGCGACACCGCGGCGGAGCGGCGCGCCTTTATCGAGGAGCATACCCGCCTCCTGCCCGTGCCTCATGCGCCGGAGATCAGTCTCTATGTCGCCGACGAGGCAACCGAGCTGTGGCAGAAGACCGAGGAGGAGATCGGCACGCTCGGTCTGCCGCCGCCTTTCTGGGCTTTTGCCTGGGCCGGGGGGCAGGCGCTGGCGCGCTATGTCATCGACAACCCGGATGTCGTACGCGGCAGGCGGGTGCTTGATTTCGCGGCGGGTTCAGGGCTCGTCGGCATCGCGGCGGCGCGCGCCGGTGGCGTCGACGTGACATGCGCCGATATCGATGGCTTCGCTGTCTCCGCCATCGGCCTCAATGCCGCGGTGAACGGCGTTGCCGTGACGCCGATGACGCGGGATATCATCGGCCTCGACGAAGGCTGGGACGTGGTTCTCGCTGGCGATATCTTTTATGAGCGCGATCTCGCCGCGCGTGTCAGCGGGTGGCTCTCGTCTCTGGCAGCGCGGGGGGCCACCGTGCTGATTGGCGATCCCGGACGCAGCTATCTGCCCAAGGACCGGCTGGAAGCCCTCGCGACCTACCATGTCCCGGTGACGCGCGCCCTCGAGGACAGCGAGATCAAGCAATCCTGCGTCTGGCAGTTCCGCTGCGGCCGGGATCAATCGGCGGCCTCCGCGTTGTGA
- the msbA gene encoding ATP-dependent lipid A-core flippase — protein sequence MKPIKLPELPGDTIPMLVRLWHEWVKPHWPTLAVSLVLVVVIAATTGTYPLLISKAFDAFTAKDERALLLAPLVVIAATFVRGFAMYFQTVLTNKVVTRIEADMQSALYAHLIDGDLAQLSRESPATLTQRFSTDFIYIKEAMARVFTVLLRDGATMIALIIAMLWIDPVLTLLAGAIAPFASRPIAKLGKRLRRVATSTQEEIGAMASLVSESLGGARVAKTFGLEGYLKEQARGAFEKVRDLKMKAANARARLDPLLEVAGGFAIAAVLAYTGWRILAGTSTVGDFTGFVAALIWAAQPIRTLGNLNAIVQEAMSALKRFYAVMDEKATIVDKPGAKQLALGKGELAFADVRFSYNAEASALDGIDLVLPAGRTAALVGRSGSGKSTLMALVPRLYDVTGGAVSIDGQDVRDVTVASLRSAISVVSQDVVIFDDTIRVNIAFGRPGASDAEIEAAARAAAAHDFIMRLPEGYETRAGDRGSRFSGGERQRLSLARAILKNAPILLLDEATSALDAESERLVQDALAGLMQGRTTLVIAHRLSTVRQADLIVVMDRGRIVETGRHDDLVAAGGLYANFHRLQLADDGEMQPA from the coding sequence ATGAAACCGATCAAGCTGCCTGAGTTGCCCGGCGATACCATTCCCATGCTCGTGCGCCTGTGGCACGAATGGGTGAAGCCGCATTGGCCGACGCTTGCCGTCTCGTTGGTTCTGGTGGTGGTGATTGCGGCGACGACGGGCACTTATCCGCTGCTGATCTCGAAGGCCTTCGACGCTTTCACGGCAAAGGACGAGCGCGCATTGCTGCTGGCGCCGCTGGTCGTCATCGCGGCGACATTCGTGCGCGGCTTCGCCATGTATTTCCAGACGGTGCTGACCAACAAGGTGGTCACCCGGATCGAGGCCGACATGCAGAGCGCGCTCTACGCGCATCTCATCGACGGCGATCTGGCGCAGCTCTCTCGCGAGAGCCCTGCCACGCTCACGCAGCGCTTCAGCACGGATTTCATCTATATCAAGGAGGCGATGGCGCGGGTCTTCACAGTGTTGCTGCGCGATGGCGCCACGATGATCGCGCTCATCATCGCGATGCTGTGGATCGACCCGGTCCTCACGCTCCTCGCCGGCGCGATTGCCCCCTTCGCCAGCCGCCCGATCGCCAAACTCGGCAAGCGTTTGCGGCGGGTCGCGACGTCAACACAGGAAGAGATAGGCGCGATGGCGAGCCTCGTTTCCGAGAGCCTGGGCGGCGCGCGCGTGGCCAAGACTTTTGGGCTGGAGGGTTACCTCAAGGAGCAGGCGCGCGGGGCTTTCGAGAAGGTGCGCGATCTCAAGATGAAGGCCGCCAACGCCCGCGCCCGGCTCGACCCGCTCCTTGAAGTCGCCGGAGGATTCGCGATTGCGGCTGTGTTGGCCTACACCGGCTGGCGCATCCTCGCCGGCACCAGCACCGTGGGCGACTTCACAGGCTTCGTCGCCGCCCTAATCTGGGCGGCCCAGCCCATCCGTACGCTCGGCAATCTCAATGCCATCGTGCAGGAGGCGATGTCCGCGCTGAAACGCTTCTACGCGGTCATGGACGAGAAGGCCACCATCGTCGACAAGCCGGGCGCCAAGCAGCTCGCGCTGGGCAAAGGCGAGCTCGCATTCGCGGATGTGCGCTTCAGCTACAATGCGGAGGCGTCAGCGCTGGACGGCATCGACCTCGTCCTGCCAGCCGGCCGCACCGCCGCACTTGTCGGCCGCTCCGGCTCGGGTAAGTCGACGCTGATGGCGCTCGTTCCGCGCCTCTATGACGTCACGGGCGGCGCGGTGTCGATCGATGGCCAGGACGTGCGCGACGTGACGGTGGCGAGCTTGCGGTCGGCGATCTCGGTGGTCAGCCAGGATGTGGTGATCTTCGACGACACCATCCGCGTCAATATCGCCTTTGGCCGTCCCGGCGCGAGCGATGCGGAGATCGAGGCCGCGGCGCGCGCCGCGGCGGCGCACGATTTCATCATGCGGTTGCCGGAGGGCTACGAGACACGAGCGGGCGATCGCGGCTCGCGCTTTTCCGGCGGTGAGCGGCAACGGCTGTCGCTGGCCCGCGCCATTCTCAAGAATGCGCCGATCCTGCTTCTCGACGAGGCGACATCGGCGCTCGACGCGGAATCCGAGCGGCTGGTGCAGGATGCTTTGGCGGGGCTCATGCAGGGCCGCACCACGCTGGTCATCGCCCACAGGCTGTCGACGGTGCGGCAGGCTGATCTCATCGTGGTGATGGACCGCGGCCGGATTGTCGAGACCGGCCGCCATGACGATCTGGTCGCGGCCGGCGGGCTTTATGCCAATTTCCATCGGCTGCAGCTGGCCGATGATGGCGAGATGCAGCCGGCGTGA
- a CDS encoding conserved hypothetical protein (Evidence 4 : Unknown function but conserved in other organisms), translating into MLNRLLKPELRYARRMARIARWDRPLGGFLDRANAFASMLFVDHGIFRVIYLNRHRVTDRFWRAAQPTPAQLRAIARHGIRTIINLRGGRDYGSWPLERDACAAAGLSLKEFVLRSREAPDKETLFAARDLLADLEYPVLVHCKSGADRAGFMAALFLLIAENEPVAEAKRQLSARYGHFRFAKTGILDAFLDLYEREGEAKGIDFFTWVEEHYDPEALKRDFKTRFWSDMMVDRLLNRE; encoded by the coding sequence GTGCTCAACCGATTACTGAAGCCCGAATTGCGCTACGCCCGGCGCATGGCCCGCATCGCCCGATGGGATCGTCCGCTTGGCGGGTTCCTTGACCGCGCGAACGCTTTTGCAAGCATGCTGTTCGTCGATCATGGCATCTTCCGCGTCATCTATCTCAACCGGCACCGCGTGACCGACCGCTTCTGGCGTGCGGCCCAACCCACGCCGGCGCAGTTGCGCGCCATCGCACGGCACGGGATCCGCACGATCATCAATCTGCGTGGGGGGCGCGACTATGGCTCCTGGCCGCTCGAGCGCGACGCATGCGCGGCCGCGGGTCTCAGCCTCAAGGAATTCGTGCTGCGCTCCCGCGAAGCGCCCGACAAGGAAACCCTGTTCGCAGCGCGCGATCTCCTGGCGGATCTTGAGTACCCCGTGCTCGTCCACTGCAAGTCCGGCGCCGACCGCGCCGGCTTCATGGCCGCGCTTTTCCTTCTGATTGCCGAGAATGAACCGGTGGCCGAGGCCAAGCGGCAGCTTTCAGCCCGCTACGGCCATTTCCGCTTCGCCAAGACCGGCATTCTCGATGCCTTCCTCGACCTCTACGAGCGCGAAGGGGAGGCCAAGGGCATCGATTTCTTCACCTGGGTGGAAGAGCATTACGACCCCGAGGCGCTGAAGCGCGATTTCAAGACACGCTTCTGGTCCGACATGATGGTCGACCGCCTGCTGAATCGCGAATAG
- a CDS encoding hypothetical protein (Evidence 5 : Unknown function), which produces MVPPIAGLWRTGNHRRSRMWRWGMGERCLTLCRYPCNLSTRPPFLNVVKEILVKPQLPAFAGLVADPDMALGLSPWVSSSSVSVVQFPPMCRASQTCMTQPGGRPTVASSQVLRWNA; this is translated from the coding sequence ATGGTCCCGCCCATAGCAGGCCTCTGGCGAACCGGCAATCACCGCCGGTCCAGGATGTGGAGATGGGGCATGGGAGAGAGATGTCTCACCTTGTGCCGGTACCCGTGCAATCTGAGCACTCGCCCGCCATTTCTCAATGTTGTGAAGGAGATTTTAGTCAAGCCGCAGCTACCCGCTTTCGCGGGCCTTGTCGCAGACCCCGATATGGCCTTAGGATTGTCTCCATGGGTGAGCTCGTCGTCAGTGTCCGTCGTCCAGTTCCCGCCGATGTGCCGGGCCTCACAGACGTGCATGACGCAGCCTGGAGGGAGGCCTACCGTGGCGTCCTCCCAGGTCTTGCGCTGGAACGCATGA
- a CDS encoding Acetyltransferase (GNAT) family protein: MGELVVSVRRPVPADVPGLTDVHDAAWREAYRGVLPGLALERMIAKRGPVWWSTMIRRERPLLVLDLGDRIGGYVSYGPSRTLNMTQRGEIDELYLDPLFQGLGFGTRLFATARRDLASSGLKGLVVWALADNARACAFYERLGGRRAGTAPVRFSGVTLDKVAFTFP, encoded by the coding sequence ATGGGTGAGCTCGTCGTCAGTGTCCGTCGTCCAGTTCCCGCCGATGTGCCGGGCCTCACAGACGTGCATGACGCAGCCTGGAGGGAGGCCTACCGTGGCGTCCTCCCAGGTCTTGCGCTGGAACGCATGATTGCCAAGCGCGGGCCGGTCTGGTGGTCGACCATGATCCGCCGTGAACGTCCCCTCCTTGTTCTTGATCTCGGAGACCGCATCGGTGGTTATGTGAGCTATGGCCCGAGCCGCACGCTCAACATGACCCAGCGCGGCGAGATCGACGAGCTCTATCTCGATCCATTGTTCCAGGGCCTCGGCTTCGGTACGCGACTGTTTGCCACGGCACGGCGGGATCTCGCATCCAGCGGTCTCAAGGGGCTCGTGGTCTGGGCCCTGGCCGACAATGCGCGGGCCTGCGCTTTCTATGAAAGATTGGGTGGCCGGCGTGCTGGCACGGCGCCAGTGCGTTTCAGCGGTGTGACGCTGGACAAGGTGGCCTTCACTTTTCCATAG
- the ppa gene encoding inorganic pyrophosphatase: MRLDAVKIGSNPPDTINVVIEVPIGGEPIKYELDKDAGTLVVDRFLYTAMRYPGNYGFIPHTLSDDGDPCDVLVANTRAIIPGAVMACRPVGVLLMEDESGGDEKIIAVPSPKLTMRYDRVQNYSDLPDITLKQIEHFFEHYKDLEPNKWVKISRWGDAEEAKDLIRKAIERANNKG, translated from the coding sequence ATGCGTCTCGATGCCGTCAAGATCGGCTCCAATCCCCCCGATACCATCAATGTCGTGATTGAGGTTCCCATCGGCGGCGAGCCTATCAAGTATGAGCTCGACAAGGATGCCGGAACCCTGGTGGTCGACCGCTTCCTCTATACGGCGATGCGTTACCCCGGCAACTACGGCTTCATTCCGCATACACTGTCGGATGACGGTGACCCCTGCGACGTGCTGGTTGCCAATACGCGTGCGATCATTCCCGGTGCCGTCATGGCCTGCCGCCCCGTCGGCGTCCTCCTGATGGAGGACGAATCCGGTGGCGACGAGAAGATCATCGCGGTTCCCTCGCCCAAGCTGACGATGCGTTACGACCGGGTGCAGAACTACAGCGACCTGCCCGATATCACGCTCAAGCAGATCGAGCATTTCTTCGAGCACTACAAGGATCTCGAGCCCAACAAATGGGTGAAGATCTCGCGCTGGGGCGATGCCGAGGAAGCCAAGGATCTCATCCGCAAGGCCATCGAGCGGGCGAACAATAAGGGTTGA
- the mcl gene encoding (3S)-malyl-CoA thioesterase encodes MTRPASQPTPAGPLHCVLYMPASNRRAIEKARSLNADAIILDLEDAVAPAMKAEARGAMRDALDPAGPLAGLRVVLRINGLDTDFGADDVAALAYAPRWPDAVLIPKVSSPDHLARVGAAMRRAGAPGDLALWAMIETPAALLNLRDIVTAARETGLACLVVGANDIAKETRMRVSPGRATLVPLLTSIVVAARAHGLAVLDAVYNAIGDAEGFAAECAQGRDLGFDGKTVIHPSQIAAAKAAFAPSADEIAEAEAIVAAFALPENASAGAISLDGRMVERLHLAIAEQILTSR; translated from the coding sequence ATGACGCGTCCCGCATCGCAACCGACGCCGGCCGGCCCGCTGCATTGTGTCCTTTACATGCCGGCCAGCAATCGCCGCGCGATCGAAAAAGCACGGTCGCTTAATGCCGATGCCATCATCCTCGACCTGGAGGACGCGGTCGCGCCCGCCATGAAGGCAGAGGCGCGGGGGGCGATGCGGGACGCACTCGACCCTGCCGGCCCGCTGGCCGGACTCCGCGTCGTCCTGCGCATCAACGGCCTCGACACCGACTTCGGTGCCGATGATGTCGCGGCGCTCGCCTATGCGCCGCGCTGGCCGGACGCGGTCCTGATCCCAAAGGTCTCCAGCCCGGACCATCTCGCCCGTGTCGGTGCCGCCATGCGCCGGGCGGGGGCGCCGGGTGACTTGGCGCTATGGGCGATGATCGAGACGCCGGCCGCCCTCCTGAACCTCCGCGACATCGTCACGGCGGCGCGGGAAACCGGCCTCGCCTGCCTGGTGGTCGGCGCCAATGATATCGCCAAGGAAACACGCATGCGCGTTTCCCCAGGCCGTGCGACGCTCGTGCCCCTGCTGACCTCCATCGTCGTCGCTGCCCGTGCCCATGGCCTTGCCGTGCTCGATGCCGTCTACAACGCTATCGGGGACGCGGAAGGCTTCGCGGCCGAATGTGCACAGGGGCGCGACCTCGGCTTCGACGGCAAGACGGTGATCCATCCGAGCCAGATCGCGGCAGCCAAGGCGGCCTTCGCCCCTTCCGCCGACGAGATCGCCGAGGCGGAGGCCATCGTCGCGGCCTTCGCCCTGCCCGAAAACGCGAGCGCCGGCGCTATTTCGCTCGATGGGCGGATGGTGGAGCGCCTGCATCTCGCCATCGCCGAGCAGATCCTGACATCGCGATGA
- the bdhA gene encoding D-beta-hydroxybutyrate dehydrogenase gives MSLKSRTAVVTGSTSGIGLAIARALASDGANVVINGFGDAAAIEKERSGIEKDFGVKAAYVAADLTKGEECAKLIADAEKTFGSVDVLVNNAGIQHVAPIEEFPPEKWDMIIALNLSAAFHATRAAVPGMKARKWGRIINTASAHALVASPFKSAYVAAKHGIAGLTKTVALETATFGITCNAICPGYVWTPLVEKQIPDQAKARGISEAEAKNVLLAAQPTKEFVKVEEVAALALFLASDAARSITGSMQQIDGGWVAE, from the coding sequence ATGTCACTGAAATCGCGGACGGCTGTCGTGACCGGATCAACGAGTGGCATCGGGCTTGCCATCGCGCGCGCCCTCGCCAGCGACGGTGCCAATGTGGTGATCAACGGTTTCGGCGACGCGGCGGCGATCGAAAAGGAGCGCAGCGGCATCGAGAAGGATTTCGGCGTCAAGGCCGCGTATGTCGCAGCCGATCTCACCAAGGGTGAGGAATGCGCCAAGCTGATCGCGGACGCGGAAAAGACCTTCGGCTCGGTCGACGTGCTCGTCAACAATGCCGGTATCCAGCATGTGGCGCCGATCGAGGAGTTCCCGCCGGAGAAGTGGGACATGATCATCGCCCTGAATCTCTCGGCCGCGTTCCATGCCACCCGCGCCGCGGTGCCGGGCATGAAGGCGCGCAAATGGGGCCGCATCATCAACACCGCCTCGGCCCATGCCCTCGTGGCCTCGCCCTTCAAATCAGCCTATGTCGCGGCCAAGCATGGCATCGCCGGCCTGACCAAGACCGTGGCGCTGGAGACCGCGACCTTCGGCATCACCTGCAACGCCATCTGCCCCGGCTATGTCTGGACGCCGCTGGTGGAAAAGCAGATCCCGGACCAGGCCAAGGCCCGCGGCATCAGCGAGGCGGAAGCCAAGAACGTGCTGCTCGCCGCCCAGCCCACCAAGGAGTTCGTCAAGGTCGAGGAAGTGGCCGCGCTCGCCCTGTTCCTCGCGTCCGATGCAGCACGCTCCATCACCGGCTCGATGCAGCAGATCGACGGCGGCTGGGTCGCCGAATGA
- a CDS encoding hypothetical protein (Evidence 5 : Unknown function) → MHEGIVTGESQGAFKLLMVVPIYGEAGRIPATLAHHVRSVIRK, encoded by the coding sequence TTGCATGAAGGCATTGTCACAGGGGAGTCGCAGGGGGCCTTCAAGTTGCTGATGGTCGTCCCGATCTATGGAGAGGCAGGCCGGATCCCGGCCACACTGGCGCATCATGTGCGGTCCGTGATACGCAAGTGA
- a CDS encoding hypothetical protein (Evidence 5 : Unknown function), producing the protein MIEILEPGGASRYDPSRISGGGQDGNGGWSSGKRGEIAGSDDFQELGSPDYVLIPNGSAPGRRGPPSACPWRWRCPCPFPRG; encoded by the coding sequence GTGATTGAGATACTGGAGCCCGGTGGCGCGAGCCGGTATGATCCGAGCCGCATTTCAGGTGGCGGGCAAGACGGCAACGGCGGGTGGAGCAGCGGCAAGCGAGGTGAGATTGCCGGCAGTGACGATTTCCAAGAACTCGGGTCCCCAGACTATGTCCTCATCCCGAACGGGTCTGCGCCCGGACGACGCGGGCCACCATCGGCATGTCCATGGCGATGGAGATGCCCATGCCCATTCCCACGAGGATGA
- a CDS encoding Ferric uptake regulation protein, whose protein sequence is MIRAAFQVAGKTATAGGAAASEVRLPAVTISKNSGPQTMSSSRTGLRPDDAGHHRHVHGDGDAHAHSHEDDCDHAQERAAQAPQALAAAEALCERLGVRLTPIRREVLETLLATHRPMGAYDLVEDLARRHERRMAPITVYRALDFLLEHGLIHKLATQNAFVACPHQHAADELVIFLICESCGGVDEIFSSELSAAMQGIRRKARFTPRAEVIEITGLCGHCGAMA, encoded by the coding sequence ATGATCCGAGCCGCATTTCAGGTGGCGGGCAAGACGGCAACGGCGGGTGGAGCAGCGGCAAGCGAGGTGAGATTGCCGGCAGTGACGATTTCCAAGAACTCGGGTCCCCAGACTATGTCCTCATCCCGAACGGGTCTGCGCCCGGACGACGCGGGCCACCATCGGCATGTCCATGGCGATGGAGATGCCCATGCCCATTCCCACGAGGATGATTGCGACCATGCGCAAGAGCGTGCGGCCCAGGCCCCGCAGGCGCTCGCCGCGGCGGAAGCCCTGTGCGAGCGGCTCGGCGTACGGCTGACGCCTATCCGCCGCGAGGTTCTCGAGACGTTGCTCGCCACGCATCGTCCCATGGGAGCCTATGATCTCGTCGAGGATCTGGCCCGACGTCACGAGCGGCGCATGGCGCCGATCACCGTCTATCGGGCGCTGGACTTTCTTCTCGAGCACGGCCTCATTCACAAGCTCGCCACGCAGAACGCCTTCGTGGCCTGCCCGCATCAGCATGCGGCCGACGAGCTCGTGATCTTCCTGATCTGCGAGAGCTGTGGCGGCGTGGACGAGATATTCTCGTCGGAGCTGAGCGCCGCGATGCAGGGCATCCGCCGGAAGGCGCGGTTCACGCCGCGGGCCGAGGTGATCGAGATCACTGGCCTCTGCGGCCATTGTGGTGCGATGGCGTGA